A window of Ignavibacterium sp. contains these coding sequences:
- the ybeY gene encoding rRNA maturation RNase YbeY encodes MRNLRIYSIDKKIPKKKLHYFVKLILEDLKLSLSSLELNFIKSDKIREINKQYLSHDYSTDIITFNYSNNKNRIDGEIFISVDDATENAAKYKVSYLEEIGRLIVHGVLHLIGFDDLTPGERKKMKNQENRLIKKYKFILLR; translated from the coding sequence ATGAGAAATCTCAGAATCTATTCCATTGATAAAAAAATACCTAAGAAAAAATTACATTATTTTGTGAAATTAATTCTGGAAGATCTTAAACTTTCACTTTCTTCACTTGAATTAAATTTTATCAAATCAGATAAAATAAGAGAGATTAACAAACAATATCTTTCTCACGATTATTCAACAGATATTATCACATTTAATTACTCTAATAATAAAAATCGAATTGACGGAGAAATTTTTATTTCAGTTGATGATGCAACAGAAAATGCTGCAAAGTATAAAGTAAGTTATCTAGAAGAAATTGGCAGATTAATTGTTCATGGAGTTTTGCATTTAATTGGTTTTGATGACCTGACTCCTGGTGAAAGAAAAAAAATGAAAAATCAGGAGAATCGTTTGATTAAAAAGTATAAATTTATTTTATTAAGGTAG
- a CDS encoding tyrosine-type recombinase/integrase produces the protein MAVTISQVIEQFLSQLSNIRRYSDNTIKAYRIDLSEFGIFCSDNSKFNIDEITEKFLKKYLVNLTERELDKTSISRKLSAIRSLFRYAFRNELIESNPASSLLSPKTRRKLPSVVDVNSLEYLIEDNKNNTDLLQKIILELLYGCALRVSELCNLKYKDVDFESSMIRILGKGNKMRIVPLGSKSLQLLNSYLNEFPVSSHNDFLIRTKSNQKIYPRMVYRIVNRNLSKVTDVKNKSPHTLRHSAATHMLDNGADLRVVKEILGHENLSTTQIYTHVSIERLKATYKKSHPKS, from the coding sequence ATGGCTGTTACAATAAGCCAGGTGATTGAGCAATTCCTTTCGCAACTTTCAAATATCAGAAGATACTCAGATAATACCATTAAGGCATATCGTATTGATTTATCTGAATTTGGTATATTTTGTTCTGATAACTCTAAATTTAATATCGATGAGATTACCGAAAAGTTTCTTAAAAAATATTTAGTCAACCTAACAGAAAGAGAGCTTGATAAAACCAGTATATCCAGAAAACTTTCTGCAATTCGTAGTCTATTCAGATATGCATTCAGGAACGAATTGATTGAATCTAATCCTGCATCTTCTTTGCTTAGCCCTAAAACAAGAAGAAAGTTACCTTCTGTTGTTGATGTAAATTCTTTAGAATATTTAATTGAGGATAACAAGAACAATACTGATTTGCTTCAGAAGATAATTCTTGAATTGCTTTATGGATGTGCATTGCGTGTAAGTGAATTGTGTAATCTAAAATATAAAGATGTAGATTTTGAAAGCAGCATGATTAGAATTTTAGGCAAAGGAAATAAAATGCGAATTGTTCCTTTGGGTTCTAAATCATTACAACTTCTGAATTCTTATTTGAATGAATTTCCTGTTTCAAGTCACAATGATTTTTTGATAAGAACTAAAAGCAATCAAAAGATTTATCCAAGAATGGTTTATAGAATTGTTAATCGGAACTTATCCAAAGTAACTGATGTCAAAAATAAGAGTCCACACACACTAAGGCACAGTGCGGCAACTCATATGCTTGATAATGGTGCAGATTTAAGAGTTGTTAAAGAAATACTTGGACACGAAAATTTATCAACTACACAAATTTACACTCATGTTAGTATCGAAAGACTAAAAGCGACTTATAAAAAGTCGCATCCAAAATCATAA
- a CDS encoding M23 family metallopeptidase: MKKFFYYSNKNLKFVEIKNFKAKTITFVIVSSIILSSLLFGTYYLVFTIFNSKDKAQLEQENILLKEKIKNLSVQYSSLKDELQNLVELSSNLRKLTNLKPLITQENPGIGGSIFSDEISSILSKDADVASSLALIETLTQKFELEKKEYLRITEKLNENSAFYDALPAIIPTTGGYSIEGFGMRMHPILKVMKMHEGLDILTNVGSPVFAPGNGKIVYVGPRGGYGLTVEVEHGFGYKTVFAHLSKALVKEGQTVKRGDRIALTGNSGLSTGPHLHYEVHLNGIPQDPINYFFEDFNYFEAKKITKRVGDK; encoded by the coding sequence ATGAAAAAATTTTTTTACTACTCAAATAAGAACTTAAAATTCGTTGAAATAAAGAACTTCAAAGCTAAAACTATCACTTTTGTTATAGTTTCATCAATTATTCTAAGTTCTTTACTTTTCGGAACTTATTACCTTGTTTTTACAATATTTAACTCAAAAGATAAAGCTCAATTAGAGCAGGAGAACATACTTTTAAAGGAAAAAATAAAGAACCTTAGCGTTCAGTATTCGTCTTTAAAGGACGAATTACAAAATTTAGTCGAATTAAGTTCGAATCTGAGAAAATTAACAAACCTAAAACCTTTAATAACTCAGGAAAATCCTGGTATCGGTGGAAGTATTTTTAGTGACGAAATTTCCTCGATACTTTCAAAAGATGCCGATGTTGCTAGTTCTTTAGCTTTAATTGAAACTCTTACACAAAAATTTGAGTTAGAGAAAAAAGAATATTTGAGAATAACAGAAAAACTTAACGAAAATTCTGCTTTCTATGATGCTTTACCTGCAATCATTCCAACTACAGGTGGTTATTCCATCGAAGGTTTTGGAATGAGAATGCATCCGATACTCAAAGTAATGAAAATGCACGAAGGATTGGATATTCTAACTAATGTGGGTTCACCTGTATTCGCCCCTGGAAATGGTAAAATTGTTTATGTAGGTCCCAGAGGTGGTTACGGATTAACTGTTGAAGTTGAGCATGGTTTTGGTTATAAAACCGTTTTCGCCCATCTATCAAAAGCTTTAGTAAAAGAAGGGCAAACTGTTAAGAGAGGGGATAGAATTGCTTTAACAGGTAACAGCGGACTTTCTACAGGTCCACATCTTCATTATGAAGTTCATTTAAATGGAATACCTCAGGATCCTATAAACTATTTCTTTGAAGATTTTAACTATTTCGAAGCTAAAAAAATAACAAAAAGAGTGGGAGATAAATAA
- a CDS encoding AAA family ATPase yields MINPLNKIIGQEKVKLILEKIISSGKISHAFLFRGLEGVGKEDVAIRFAQAIVFNSNIPEEKKQNYISQIDKLTEPFIKYIFPLPRGKNEGDDDNPYEKLKQDEIELIQEELAKKATNHFYKIQIPKANNIKINSIRDINRFLSLSYDDSIKRVIIISDAHLMNEPAQNALLKNLEEPPANIIFILCTSYPERLRETIISRCWNLNFQPLDRKEVEKVLNEKFEIDDSLARKISLLSNGSVTQGLKILNYGLEELKETVIKILRYSFGKKFYSAYKEFENIGKDSDTEYLEIIISLLIHWLNDFNKFRTSSGEIVFSDYKETFEKFYSRYPDINLLPLANRLDEISTRLKNNINLNLAISNIICEISSVIPAK; encoded by the coding sequence ATGATTAATCCTCTTAATAAAATTATTGGTCAGGAGAAAGTTAAACTGATTCTGGAGAAAATTATTTCTTCAGGTAAAATTTCTCATGCTTTCTTATTCCGTGGACTCGAAGGTGTCGGAAAAGAAGATGTTGCGATTAGATTTGCTCAGGCGATAGTATTTAACTCAAATATTCCCGAAGAAAAAAAACAAAACTATATATCTCAGATAGATAAACTTACCGAACCATTTATTAAATATATTTTTCCATTACCTCGTGGAAAAAATGAGGGTGATGACGATAATCCTTATGAAAAACTGAAGCAGGACGAAATAGAACTCATCCAGGAAGAATTAGCTAAAAAGGCAACTAATCATTTTTATAAAATTCAGATTCCCAAAGCGAACAATATTAAGATAAACAGCATTAGAGATATAAATAGATTTCTTTCACTTTCTTATGATGACTCTATAAAGCGAGTAATTATTATTTCGGATGCACATTTGATGAATGAACCTGCTCAAAATGCACTACTTAAAAATTTAGAAGAACCACCTGCAAATATTATTTTCATTTTATGCACATCTTATCCTGAAAGACTGCGTGAGACAATAATATCAAGATGTTGGAATTTAAACTTTCAACCACTCGATCGGAAAGAAGTTGAAAAAGTTCTTAATGAAAAATTTGAAATTGATGATTCTCTTGCCAGGAAAATTTCTTTACTATCTAATGGTTCTGTTACTCAGGGATTAAAAATTCTTAACTACGGATTGGAGGAGCTTAAAGAAACCGTAATAAAAATATTAAGATATTCATTTGGTAAGAAATTTTATTCAGCATACAAAGAATTTGAAAATATCGGTAAAGACTCAGATACAGAATATTTAGAGATTATTATAAGTTTACTAATACACTGGCTTAATGACTTTAATAAATTCAGAACAAGTTCAGGTGAAATTGTTTTTAGTGATTATAAAGAAACCTTTGAGAAATTTTATTCAAGATATCCGGATATCAATTTATTACCTTTAGCTAATAGATTAGATGAGATATCAACGCGATTAAAGAATAATATTAATCTGAATTTAGCAATCAGTAATATTATTTGTGAAATTTCATCGGTTATTCCAGCCAAATAA
- the hprK gene encoding HPr(Ser) kinase/phosphatase, translating to MIRIDEKNIIRKDFITVNFLYENAKKICKLNLVTKEHNLDNKIIDQNLHRPGLALAGFVDLFSYTRVQVYGNTELRYLEKLNGEERRKSLRRVFEFNIPCVVITDGNKPDEIFLDEASKFKVPIFTTEYSTTKLVYLLSDFLDDQFAPRLTVHGSFVDVYGVGIMFMGKSGIGKSEVTLDLIERGHRLVADDVIVLTKKGEGILMGTGTELGKHFMEIRGLGIIDVERMFGIRAIRYQKRLEILVELEIWDDNSDYTRTGLDGRTLSIMDVEIPYVKLPILPGKNITVISEVIALNYLLKHYGYDSAHIFQERLAEKLRSKNDSENRGVNYFEHDFE from the coding sequence ATGATTAGAATTGACGAAAAAAATATTATTCGTAAAGATTTTATAACGGTAAATTTTCTTTATGAAAATGCAAAAAAGATTTGCAAATTAAATCTCGTAACAAAAGAACATAATCTTGATAACAAAATAATTGATCAGAATCTTCACAGACCCGGCCTGGCATTAGCCGGGTTTGTTGATTTATTTTCTTACACAAGGGTTCAGGTTTATGGTAATACTGAGTTAAGATATCTTGAAAAATTAAACGGTGAAGAAAGGAGAAAATCTCTCAGACGGGTTTTTGAATTCAACATACCTTGTGTAGTTATAACTGATGGTAATAAACCTGATGAAATTTTTTTGGATGAAGCTTCAAAATTCAAAGTACCAATTTTTACTACTGAATATTCAACTACAAAACTGGTTTACCTTTTAAGTGATTTCCTTGATGATCAGTTTGCGCCGCGATTAACTGTCCACGGTTCTTTCGTCGATGTTTATGGTGTGGGAATTATGTTTATGGGAAAATCTGGAATAGGGAAGAGTGAAGTTACTTTGGATTTAATCGAAAGAGGCCATCGGCTTGTTGCAGATGATGTAATTGTCCTTACCAAAAAAGGTGAAGGCATTTTAATGGGCACAGGAACTGAACTTGGAAAACATTTTATGGAAATCAGAGGTTTGGGAATAATTGATGTTGAAAGAATGTTTGGAATCCGTGCTATTCGTTATCAGAAGAGATTGGAAATTCTCGTGGAACTTGAAATTTGGGATGACAATTCTGATTATACCCGTACTGGTTTGGATGGAAGAACTCTCTCGATAATGGATGTAGAAATTCCTTATGTTAAATTACCTATACTTCCCGGAAAAAATATTACCGTAATTTCAGAGGTAATTGCACTTAACTATCTGTTGAAACATTATGGTTATGATTCAGCCCATATCTTTCAGGAAAGATTGGCTGAGAAGTTAAGATCAAAAAATGATTCTGAAAATCGTGGAGTAAACTATTTTGAACACGATTTTGAGTAG
- the raiA gene encoding ribosome-associated translation inhibitor RaiA — protein MNIQITARKFKAHETLKEFIKDELTSLKRFNDDIISADVKLSFQNTQNSIKIAEVLLSIPGQMLTAKEESDDFKKSVAGAVEKLRNQLSTIKSKRTSKTR, from the coding sequence ATGAACATCCAAATTACCGCCCGAAAGTTCAAAGCTCACGAAACCTTAAAAGAGTTCATTAAAGATGAGCTTACTTCATTAAAACGATTTAATGATGATATTATAAGTGCGGATGTTAAATTAAGTTTTCAGAACACACAGAACAGTATTAAAATTGCTGAGGTTTTATTGAGTATTCCTGGGCAGATGTTGACTGCAAAAGAAGAATCCGATGATTTCAAAAAATCTGTAGCTGGTGCAGTTGAAAAATTGCGCAATCAATTATCAACCATAAAATCAAAAAGAACATCTAAAACAAGATGA
- a CDS encoding DUF2795 domain-containing protein, with protein MIWTVELASYLDDAPWPATKEELIEYAERIGAPYELIENLKELEDSDEPYESIEDIWPDYPSDEDFFYNEDEN; from the coding sequence ATGATCTGGACGGTTGAATTGGCATCATATCTTGATGATGCACCTTGGCCGGCAACAAAAGAAGAACTGATTGAATATGCAGAAAGAATCGGTGCACCATATGAATTAATCGAAAACCTCAAAGAACTCGAAGACTCAGATGAACCATATGAGTCTATTGAAGATATCTGGCCGGATTATCCATCCGACGAAGACTTCTTTTACAACGAAGATGAAAACTAA
- a CDS encoding thiolase family protein: MKKVVIVSAKRTPIGSFNGSLSSFTAGQLGSIAIKAVVEDSKIDVNLIDEVIMGNVLMGGQGQAPARQAALFAGLPNKVECMTINKMCGSGLKAVMLAQQAILAGDADIIIAGGQESMTNTPYILPKARNGYRLGHGEVQDLIVLDGLWDVYNQIHMGSCAEVCAKEFKFSREELDEFAINSYKRAINATQTGRFKDEIIPVKVAGKKGDTIVDKDEEPERVIFEKIPSLKPVFEKDGVVTAANASSINDGAAALLVMSEDKAKELGLKPLVEIVAQSSAAKAPIDFTTAPADAINKVLKKANMSVNDIDLYEINEAFAVVSLAVNKLLNLSVDKVNVNGGAVALGHPIGASGARILTTLIYEMKKRNVEYGLASLCIGGGEASALIVKNYQ, translated from the coding sequence ATGAAAAAAGTAGTAATAGTATCTGCCAAAAGAACTCCAATCGGTTCATTTAATGGTTCTTTATCTTCGTTTACTGCAGGGCAACTTGGCTCCATTGCAATTAAAGCAGTTGTTGAAGATTCTAAAATTGATGTAAATCTTATTGATGAAGTAATAATGGGTAATGTTTTAATGGGAGGTCAGGGACAAGCTCCGGCAAGGCAAGCAGCACTATTCGCAGGTCTTCCAAATAAAGTTGAATGTATGACTATTAACAAGATGTGCGGAAGTGGTCTTAAAGCAGTAATGCTTGCACAACAAGCTATTTTAGCTGGTGATGCTGATATCATCATTGCTGGCGGTCAGGAAAGTATGACAAACACTCCTTACATTCTTCCTAAAGCAAGAAATGGTTACAGACTTGGTCACGGCGAAGTTCAGGATTTAATTGTTCTTGATGGATTATGGGATGTTTATAATCAAATTCATATGGGTAGTTGTGCTGAAGTCTGTGCTAAAGAATTTAAATTCAGCAGAGAAGAATTGGATGAGTTTGCTATCAATTCCTATAAAAGGGCAATCAATGCAACTCAAACTGGTAGATTTAAAGATGAAATAATTCCTGTTAAAGTTGCTGGAAAGAAAGGTGATACTATAGTAGATAAAGACGAAGAGCCTGAAAGAGTGATATTTGAAAAAATTCCTTCTCTTAAGCCAGTTTTTGAGAAGGACGGAGTTGTTACTGCTGCCAATGCATCTTCAATAAATGATGGAGCAGCAGCTTTGTTAGTAATGAGTGAAGATAAAGCAAAGGAACTCGGGTTAAAACCATTGGTAGAAATTGTCGCTCAATCTTCTGCAGCTAAAGCCCCGATAGACTTTACTACCGCTCCGGCTGATGCAATAAATAAAGTCTTAAAGAAAGCAAATATGAGCGTGAATGATATTGATCTTTATGAAATTAATGAAGCTTTTGCAGTTGTTTCTCTTGCAGTAAATAAATTATTAAATCTTAGCGTTGATAAAGTGAATGTTAATGGTGGTGCTGTGGCTCTTGGACATCCGATTGGTGCAAGTGGTGCTAGAATTCTAACGACATTAATTTATGAAATGAAGAAACGAAATGTTGAATACGGATTAGCTTCATTGTGCATAGGTGGTGGTGAAGCGTCAGCTTTAATTGTAAAGAACTATCAATAA
- a CDS encoding gamma carbonic anhydrase family protein has protein sequence MEKEKLDTSAISQLSFQDKLFPYLDLFPKIHPSVFLAEGVKIIGDVEIGEDSSVWYNTVIRGDVHYVKIGKMTNIQDCSMLHVTNGKYPLNIGNKVTVGHAVKLHGCTLQDLCLIGIGAIILDGAVVEEKSMVAAGSVVRPNFIVPSGKLVAGVPAKVVRDLTQQELDEFEKSAQRYKKYTELTVKSLIHFSENK, from the coding sequence ATGGAAAAAGAAAAATTGGACACCTCCGCAATTTCGCAATTAAGTTTTCAGGATAAATTATTTCCATATCTGGATTTATTTCCCAAAATTCATCCATCAGTATTTCTTGCTGAAGGAGTGAAAATAATTGGTGATGTTGAGATTGGAGAAGATTCAAGCGTTTGGTACAATACAGTCATCAGAGGTGATGTTCACTATGTTAAAATAGGTAAAATGACGAACATTCAGGATTGCTCAATGCTTCATGTTACAAATGGAAAATATCCACTGAATATAGGCAATAAAGTAACTGTCGGACACGCTGTTAAATTACATGGTTGCACACTTCAGGATTTATGTTTGATCGGAATTGGTGCAATTATTTTGGATGGTGCTGTGGTTGAAGAGAAATCAATGGTTGCTGCTGGTTCCGTAGTTAGACCAAATTTTATTGTGCCCTCAGGAAAATTAGTAGCTGGCGTACCTGCAAAAGTTGTTCGTGATTTAACACAGCAGGAACTTGATGAATTTGAAAAATCAGCTCAGAGGTATAAAAAGTACACAGAACTTACAGTAAAATCTTTGATTCATTTTTCTGAGAATAAATAA